The following proteins come from a genomic window of Dysidea avara chromosome 12, odDysAvar1.4, whole genome shotgun sequence:
- the LOC136240731 gene encoding uncharacterized protein YihR-like: protein MIMEKVVFLVIVALLGMAHAASHFAVEDQMIGDLHTKVLKNTKTDEYVQIITDLGGRVEDLVLMHKRHKKLRSVLLTHNKNATEIKENAWWKNAILLPYANRINGGKYTFYNGSYQLPINDVTNNNAMHGFLENKTMKVEDQSIDSDAVYLKLSYQFDGKDLGYPFHPYVQLIYMLSDEGFDIHIEVTNMDLTEPMLFYVGWHPYFKCPVYKSVITFDRQCNKWAHVLLNNHAIPTGVTESFTGFNGGTVIGGTLSKPTHYDDAYKAIGNPNDIKCSPAVLKTTLYDPDADETIALYQDNFPIVQVFTGIVGATGEQAVAIEPMSAMTDSFNNHDNLEILSGGETWTGIFGVHIE, encoded by the exons ATGATTATGGAGAAGGTAGTATTCCTTGTTATCGTAGCGTTGCTGGGAATGGCTCACGCTGCATCTCACTTCGCAGTTGAAGATCAGATGATCGGGGACCTGCACACTAAAGTATTGAAAAATACGAAGACTGACGAGTATGTCCAGATCATAACTGATTTGGGTGGTAGAGTAGAGGACTTGGTGCTGATGCATAAGCGTCACAAGAAGCTGCGCAGTGTTCTGTTAACACACAACAAAAATGCTACAGAGATTAAGGAGAACGCGTGGTGGAAGAATGCCATTCTGCTACCATATGCTAACAGAATCAATGGA GGGAAGTACACCTTCTACAATGGATCATATCAATTACCAATTAATGATGTCACCAACAACAATGCAATGCATGGATTTCTTGAGAACAAGACAATGAAAGTTGAAGATCAGTCAATTGATAGTGACGCTGTTTATCTAAAGCTCAGTTACCAATTTGATGGTAAAGATCTGGGCTACCCCTTTCATCCATATGTACAATTAATCTATATGCTAAGTGACGAAGGGTTTGATATTCATATTGAAGTCACCAACATGGACCTAACTGAACCAATGTTGTTCTATGTTGGATGGCATCCATACTTCAAGTGTCCTGTGTACAAATCAGTGATAACCTTTGACCGACAGTGTAACAAGTGGGCTCATGTTTTGTTAAATAATCATGCTATTCCAACAGGTGTCACTGAATCATTTACTGGCTTTAATGGTGGCACTGTCATTGGTGGTACATTAAGTAAACCAACCCATTATGATGATGCTTACAAAGCTATTGGTAATCCCAATGACATTAAATGCTCTCCTGCAGTTCTTAAAACAACACTGTATGACCCTGATGCAGATGAAACTATTGCACTTTACCAAGACAACTTCCCTATTGTCCAAGTTTTTACTGGGATTGTTGGTGCCACTGGTGAACAAGCTGTAGCTATTGAACCAATGTCTGCCATGACAGATTCTTTCAATAATCATGATAACCTTGAAATTTTAAGTGGCGGTGAAACTTGGACTGGAATATTTGGAGTTCATATAGAGTAG
- the LOC136240854 gene encoding uncharacterized protein YihR-like — protein sequence MKKSAFLVIVALLGVAHSAVHFVIEDQMIGDLHTKVLRNTKTGEYAQIVTDLGGRVEDLVLQDKHPLHKKLRSVLLTHNKNATAIKENAWWKNAILFPYANRINGGKYTFYNGSYQLPINDATNNNAMHGFLENKTMKVENQTVNEAGIILKLTYQFDGKDTGYPFHPYVQLNHMLSDAGFEIYMQVTNMDPTEPMLFYVGWHPYFKCPVYKSVITFDRQCNKWAHVLLNNHAIPTGVTESFTGFNGGTVIGGTLNNPTHYDDAYKAINNPDVILCTSSVLRTTLYDPEADQTVFLHQDRFPIIQVFTGIVNATGEQAVAIEPMSAMTDSFNNHDNLQILSGGETWSGAVGIHVQ from the exons ATGAAGAAGAGTGCATTTCTTGTTATTGTAGCATTGTTGGGAGTGGCTCATTCTGCAGTTCACTTCGTCATTGAAGATCAGATGATCGGGGACCTGCATACTAAAGTATTGAGGAATACGAAGACTGGCGAGTACGCCCAGATCGTAACTGATTTGGGTGGTAGGGTAGAGGACTTGGTGCTGCAAGATAAGCATCCGCTGCACAAGAAGTTGCGTAGTGTTCTGTTAACGCACAACAAAAATGCTACAGCTATCAAGGAGAACGCGTGGTGGAAGAATGCCATCCTGTTTCCATATGCTAATAGAATCAATGGG GGGAAGTACACCTTCTACAATGGATCGTATCAATTACCAATTAATGATGCCACCAACAATAATGCAATGCACGGATTTCTTGAGAACAAGACAATGAAGGTTGAAAACCAGACAGTTAATGAAGCTGGTATTATCTTAAAGCTTACTTATCAGTTTGATGGTAAAGATACAGGTTACCCCTTTCATCCGTATGTGCAGCTAAACCACATGTTAAGTGATGCTGGATTTGAAATCTACATGCAGGTGACAAACATGGACCCTACTGAACCAATGTTGTTCTATGTTGGGTGGCATCCATATTTCAAGTGTCCTGTGTACAAATCAGTGATAACTTTTGACCGACAGTGTAACAAGTGGGCTCATGTTTTGCTGAATAATCATGCTATTCCAACAGGTGTTACTGAATCATTTACTGGCTTTAATGGTGGCACTGTCATTGGTGGTACATTAAATAACCCAACCCATTATGACGATGCTTACAAAGCTATTAATAATCCTGATGTCATTTTATGTACTTCTTCAGTTCTTAGAACTACACTATATGATCCCGAGGCAGACCAAACTGTTTTTCTTCACCAAGATAGATTTCCAATTATCCAAGTATTTACTGGAATTGTCAATGCAACTGGTGAACAAGCTGTGGCTATTGAACCAATGTCTGCTATGACTGATTCTTTCAATAATCATGATAACCTGCAAATTTTGAGCGGCGGTGAAACTTGGAGTGGAGCAGTTGGGATTCATGTGCAATAG
- the LOC136240948 gene encoding uncharacterized protein YihR-like — translation MAVMEKGAFLVIIALLGMAHTIEHFGIEDQMIGDLHTKVLWNTKTGEYVQIITDLGGRVEDLVLMHKHHKKLRSVLLTHNKNSTEIKENAWWKNAILLPYANRINGGKYTFYNGSYQLPINDVTNNNAMHGFLENKTMKVEDQSIDKDAAFIKLSYQFDGKDPGYPFHPYVQLSYMLSDEGFDIHIEVTNMDPTEPMLFYVGWHPYFKCPVYKSVITFDRQCNKWAHVLLNNHAIPTGVTESFTGFNGGTVIGGTLNNPTHYDDAYKAINNPDVIKCSPAVLKTTLYDPDADETVALYQDNFPIVQVFTGIVGATGEQAVAIEPMSAMTDSFNNHDSLEILSGGETWTGIFGVHLG, via the exons ATGGCCGTTATGGAGAAGGGCGCATTTCTGGTTATCATAGCATTGCTGGGAATGGCTCACACTATAGAACACTTCGGCATTGAAGATCAGATGATCGGGGACCTGCACACTAAAGTATTGTGGAATACGAAGACCGGCGAGTATGTTCAGATCATAACTGATTTGGGTGGTAGAGTAGAGGACTTGGTGCTGATGCATAAGCATCACAAGAAGCTGCGCAGTGTTCTGTTAACACACAACAAAAATTCCACGGAAATTAAGGAGAACGCGTGGTGGAAGAATGCTATTCTGCTACCTTATGCTAATAGAATCAATGGA GGAAAGTACACCTTCTACAATGGATCATACCAACTGCCTATCAATGATGTCACCAACAACAACGCAATGCATGGATTTCTGGAGAATAAGACAATGAAAGTTGAAGATCAGTCAATTGATAAAGATGCTGCTTTTATAAAGCTCAGTTACCAATTTGATGGTAAAGATCCAGGCTACCCCTTTCATCCATATGTGCAATTAAGCTATATGTTAAGTGACGAAGGGTTTGATATTCATATTGAAGTCACTAACATGGACCCAACTGAACCAATGTTGTTCTATGTTGGATGGCATCCATACTTCAAGTGCCCTGTGTACAAATCAGTGATAACCTTTGACCGCCAGTGCAACAAGTGGGCTCATGTTTTGCTGAATAATCATGCTATTCCAACAGGTGTCACTGAATCATTTACTGGCTTTAATGGTGGCACTGTCATTGGTGGTACATTAAATAACCCAACCCATTATGATGATGCTTACAAAGCTATTAATAATCCTGATGTCATTAAATGCTCTCCTGCAGTTCTTAAAACAACATTGTATGACCCTGATGCAGATGAAACTGTTGCACTTTACCAAGATAACTTCCCTATCGTCCAAGTTTTTACTGGGATTGTTGGTGCAACTGGTGAACAAGCTGTAGCTATTGAACCAATGTCTGCCATGACGGATTCTTTTAATAATCATGATAGCCTTGAAATTTTAAGTGGTGGGGAAACTTGGACTGGAATATTTGGAGTTCACTTGGGGTAG